A genomic window from Rhodococcus sp. KBS0724 includes:
- a CDS encoding SDR family NAD(P)-dependent oxidoreductase, with protein MSVFDLEGRKALVTGGAKGLGAGMAEALAQAGASVMIGDVLEDEGRATAEAVGSGGAKTGFVRLDVTDDANWADAVAATAETLGGFDILVNNAGIEISSLVVDLDADDIRRMCEVNILGTALGTKHGLRSMRPGGIAGGGGSIINISSVAATIPFPGISGYSATKSAVDRFTRVAATESGKLGYGVRVNCVYPGLVATEMGLGLASDMEKLGLWPSAEAAVGDVIGLTPLGRLGEVNDMADAVVFLASDAARFITGIGLPVDGGMGM; from the coding sequence ATGAGCGTGTTTGATCTCGAGGGACGAAAAGCACTGGTCACAGGCGGCGCCAAGGGTCTCGGTGCTGGAATGGCGGAAGCGTTGGCACAGGCGGGAGCGTCGGTGATGATCGGCGACGTTCTCGAAGACGAGGGCCGGGCAACCGCGGAAGCCGTCGGTTCCGGCGGAGCCAAGACCGGCTTCGTCCGGCTCGACGTCACCGACGACGCCAACTGGGCTGACGCGGTCGCTGCCACCGCGGAAACCCTGGGCGGTTTCGACATCCTCGTCAACAATGCGGGCATTGAAATTTCTTCACTGGTGGTGGACCTGGACGCGGATGACATCCGACGGATGTGTGAGGTGAACATTCTCGGCACTGCGCTCGGCACCAAACACGGTTTGCGCAGCATGCGGCCTGGTGGGATAGCGGGTGGCGGCGGGTCCATCATCAACATCTCGTCGGTTGCCGCGACGATTCCGTTTCCCGGCATCAGTGGATACTCGGCCACCAAGTCCGCCGTCGACCGCTTTACCCGCGTTGCTGCGACGGAGTCCGGCAAGCTTGGCTACGGAGTACGCGTGAACTGTGTCTATCCGGGACTTGTCGCGACAGAGATGGGTCTGGGTCTCGCGTCTGACATGGAAAAGCTCGGTTTGTGGCCCAGCGCGGAGGCGGCCGTGGGCGACGTCATCGGGCTCACGCCACTCGGACGTCTCGGTGAAGTCAACGACATGGCGGACGCCGTCGTCTTCCTGGCCTCGGATGCTGCACGCTTCATTACCGGTATCGGCCTGCCCGTCGACGGCGGCATGGGTATGTAA